From the bacterium genome, the window CCCCTGCTTTCACCAGTGTGAAAGGAGCGATCTCGATGCCGGTAAAACCCGCTTCAGCGACCAGACGGCATTGTTCTTCCCAGGCCATGCCGTGCATCGCTTCATTGCACATGGCATAGCGAAAGCCGTTCCAAGGTCTTTCCGTTCTGCGGCAGGCCAATCCGGCGCCAAGAGCTAAAAAGGCGCTGCTGTGCAGAAAACGCCTGCGGCTGCAGTTCATGGCGCCTCCTGAGACGATTCAGATGTCTTTTTGAAAAATTGCATAGATTTTGGATACGTGGGCTCCACCGATTTGTTCGCCGACGCGTATCACCAGGACATTGTCCTCCAGCACCCAGCCAAAGTCGCAATACGCGTACCCTTTTTCCTGCGAATAGAGCTTCTGTTTCCAGAGCATAACGCCGTCCAACCCCAAGCGCCGGAAACGACGTTTCACGCCCATATATCCCAGGCGAAAGCCGCGGATGCGGCCTTTGCCGAGCAGCATGCGCAGAGCGCGCAACAGTTCAAATCGCCGGCAACAGGCCAGAGGCGCCATTTTTTCGAATATGTTGGGCACGCCGCCGAAGAATGCCGCCAGTTCACCGCGCACATAGAGGAAAATGAACAAACCCTTATCCATGATCAACTGCAGATCATCCACGTTCTTTTCCAATTCCTCTTTGGTAAACGGAACAAATCCCCAATTGTCGTTCCAGGCGTCGTTGTAGACTTCAAGCATCTCCTGTTTGCGTACGGAGAGAGGCCGTTCACCCCATTGTTCGATGGTCACTCCATACCGGTCGATGACTTTTTTAGCCACCCGTTCCAGTTGCTCCTCCATGGGACGGTTTACCGGCACCTCCCAGGATTTAACCTTTTTCACGCATTCCAGACCGGCGTGGCGCAACAGGCGTTCATAATAGGGCTTGTTGTAATGATAATACACCACCGGCGTCGTCTCAAAGCCTTGGACCAGACAGCCCGGTGTCGCCTCGTTCACCGGCAGGTTCTGCGGCCCCCGTAGGGCGGTCATGCCCTTGCCTTTCAGCCATTCGGCGGCGGCGTTAATCAAGGCATCGGCTACCGATTGGTCATCGATGGATTCAAACTGGCCAAAGAAGCCCACTTTATCCTGCCAATGATCGTTATGATGGTGATTGACAAAGGCATTGCATCGGCCGACAACGGCATCATCCTTCAGCGCGAGGAAAAAGCGCATCTCCGCGTGTTTGAAAAATAAATTTTTCTTCTCAAAAAAGCCGACGATGCCCAGCAGCCCGAAGCCTGTATACTCATAATCGAGCAGCGGCACATAGGCCGGATCCGCAGCATAATGCTGCCAATGAAAGTCAATAAACTTTTTCAACCATCGTTTATCTTCCTTACTCTGGTTGGAAAATTGGATGATCTGCAATGCCATAAACTGGTTTCCTTTTTTAGTGGTACAGGATGACCAAGGGCCGGACTTGAATCCGGCGTAGATTTAATATCGGCAGTTTTTCCCTTCGTCCGCAAACGCCTGCAACAACGGTAGGTCGGCATCAAAGAAATGGTCCGAGGGGCTGAGGATAAAGCCGCCGTTGCCGCCTGCTTCGTTGAAACAACGACGTACTTCCTCGCGGGTCTGTTGAGCCGTACAGCCTTTAAAATAATGGTATTGATCGAATCCGCCGATCATGCAAACCTTATCGCCGATGCGTTGTTTGGCCTCTGCCAAGCGCACGTCGCCGCCCATATCCACCGGGGTAAAAGTCTCCATGGCATCAGGCTGCATGGCAGCGATCATTTCGAGCAGCGGCATCATACCGCCGCAGGTGTGATAGACCACTCGCTGTCCGGCTTGGTGCGCAGCAGCGATGATCGGCGCATCGTAAGGCGCCACGAACGTTTCGAACACTTTGGGGGAGATAACGGTGGAGGAGGCGTCACCGCCGCCCAATTCCAACAGGTCCAGGTGCGCACCTTGCAACGACCGGGTGAAATCCAGCTTGCGCCTCTGCAGAATGGCAAGGAATTGATGCACCCATTGCGGATCATCAAAGGTCTCCATGATCAGCTGATCGATGCCGAACAGACACGCGGCATCCTGCCAGGTGCCCGGCTGACCGTACAGATCAAAACAGACGAAATGCGAGCGCACCAGGCCGCGATCGCCGAATCGGGCAACCTCGGCGTTGACTGTCTCGATGTCACAGAGCGGAGAAGGAAGATATTCTTCAATCCAATCGATCTCGCGTTTGTTTTTCACCAATCGTTCCGCCACCCAAGTGGTATACTCGTTGGATTGCAGTACCGTGGTAAGCGTTCCCTTGGGAGTGACAATAGAGTAGCGTTCAGTGCGATAGGTGGGGTCGTTGAGCAGCTCTCTCTCGATGCGCCAGTGATCGGTGATGATCCGGCGGGAATGATAGGGTTCCACCTCCGGCTGCGTCGGATCATAGTATTGCCCTTTGCTGGAATCCGGTTTGAGCAGTTCCAGCCAGCGGATTGCATCCAGGCCGAAATAATCAAAAAAAGCATCATAGCTGATTCCGCCCATATGGCAATCGAGAAAAAATGGCATCACATGATGGGTGGTCACGGGCAGACGGTCTGGAACGCCTCCCGCCAAAGCGGTCAACATCCTTTCTTTAGCGTTCATGCATTCCACTCCTTCGCCATGCTCAACAGAGAAACGAGACGGCGGTGGCAAAATTGGGTAGACTCGAGCAGCGGCGTATAATGGGTTTCCAGTGTCACGTGCGTTACCAGCGCATCTCGCTGCAGCGCGGCGATCTGGCCGGCCCAGTTGACGCCCCCTTCGCCCAGCAGTTTGCAGCCTTGACGAGCATCGATGATCGCATCTTTTACATGCACATTGCGGATGAACGGCTTGAGGGCTTCATAGCCTATGGGAAACGGAATCTCACCGGTTCCGATGGCATTGGCCGGATCCCAGTTAGCGCCCAGATTGACGCGGTCGGCGGCAGCCAGCAGACGGGCGGTCGTTTGTCCGGAGTCGCAAAAAAAGCCGGGCTCGTTTTCGATGGCGACGATCAAGCCCGCCGTCTGTACCAGGTCTGCGGTCTTGCGCAGCAGATCGACCACCACCTCCTCCTTACTTTCATCACGCAGGAAACCAAAACTGATGATCACCGGCGCGCGTAATTCTTTCGCCATGATCATTGTCTTGGGAAGCGTCTGTTCCAGAGCAAATTGCACCGCAACCTGATCCGAAGGTTTGATTTTAAAAGTGCCGGGAGAAAGAGCGGTGATCGTGATCTCTCCCTTTTGCACCAGATCTAAAAGGTAATGATAATCCTCCGGATCAATATACGGCACCCGTTTTTCATAGCTGCCGATGCAGCGCAACTCATATTTGCGAACGCCCAATTTACGCCCCTCCGTGACGGCGGTACGGATATCCAGAGCGATCTCGTCCGTTACAATGGCAATATCGAGCATTTTTTCCTTGCCTCCTGAAAAACATCGTGGAAACCTGCACCCGTTCTTTTTGAAGGATGCCTATAATCAATAGACTCGGTTCAGATCAAACCGGCCCAACATTCGGGCGGACATTTTTTCGATATAGTCCGATTCGATGGCCGGCTCATCTTCCATATGCGTTTGCATGAGTTGAATGCGTTTGAGCAAATTGTCGCCGAACCGTTTCCCGTGGATTAACGGCGTCTCGCCCTGTTCAGCAACAGCCATAAAGTCCACTTTGGCGGTACGCCACAGTTCAACCAATTCCTGAGAATTTTCAATCTCACGTTCCATCATGACACGAACCATCTGACGATAGCGTTGTCTCTCCTCCGCATCTTCAGCACGAAGATAACCGTGCACTCCCGCCACCCAAGCCAAAACGCTGTGCTGGGTTCGCAGCCAGCATCGAAGGGCGCGCAACCGGATCCACTGGTCGTACAACACATGGTCAGCATCAATCTCTTTCAGCTGGGTGTTCAGCTTTTCGCTCAAAAGGGCGATGGCTTGATCCAGGGGCTTCCAGGTGTTGGCATCCATCCGTTGCAAGTCTGCTTCACACCGTTCGGGGGTTACCAATTCGAAAAGCACGTCCTTGGACAGATCGATGTTGTTGGGATTGTGCGGCGTAGTGCAGATATAGTCTTCATAGTAGGCGCGGTCTTCATCGCTGATGACGGCCAAGTTCGGAATGAACGGCCGCTGCCATAAGCGGAACCAGCTGAAGCCAAAAGTTGCATACAGACCGATGGACAACGGAAAGCTGAGCACAGCCTCTTCGGTCAGTTCCCAGGCGGACAGCAGTGTTGGATAGTCAACCTCCCCAGCCCAACGTTTGGCACAGCGGATCAAGGTTGTTTGCAAATCCATGGCGGGATCGGCCGCGAAATTGCGCAAAATTTCCAGATTGATGTTAAAGGGAACCAGATTGGGGGGCGCAATGCCGCCCTGATGCGCCAGGCAATCGAGCCCAGCCTCCTGCATGCCCTTGATCTTATTAAAAGTCAGTCGGGGATAGGGTATGCCTAAAAGCGGTTCAAAGAGAACGAAGGTGCCGCAGGAAAAATTAAAGTGGGCGAGCGCATTTCTCCGGATCAAGTCCTCCAACGGCGCCTGTTCGCGCGGATCCACGATGTGCTGATAGATGGAGCCTCCGCTGATCTCTTTGATCTCGGGGTAGCGTGGATGGCTGTAGTGCAGCTGCCAGCCCACGGCAAAAAGTGAGTTGGTCTCCACGTCGATGCGGTCTCCCAGACCCTGCCAAACGGTTTCATGTTCTCCGTAAAAGGATTCCATTCGGGTGATGACGCGAAATTCTGGGTTGATCTCTGATGCGGCATCGCGCAGAGTCTTAAAGAATTGCAGGATGTTTTCGCCGGCCCGTTGCGCGATCAGCTCATCGTCCTTCCATTCGCGGATGAGATAAGCGCCCCCGTTGCGGCCCACATAGAGCGATTTCGTGTGTTCAAAGCCGGCGCCGCTGTCGTTCGTCCAGATATCGATATACCCCAGCTGTGGAACCTCCCGCATCAGTTTGCGCATCATCTCAGCGTAATGCGCGCGCACTTGCGGATGAACGGTGGTGAGGTTATAACGCGGTTTAAAGCTACGGAAGGGGTGATCCACCCGCGCACCGCGCAGCATGGGATAACGATCGAAAAGTTCCTCAGGCACGGATCGTGGTTCGAAACAGAGCAGTCCGGGGACCAGGCCGTATTTGAGAGCCAAGCGGGCGTTCTCTTTCAGCCGGCATAGATTGGCCGACAGATAGTAATAGGGGTATATGCCCTTATTCAGCTCGCTGTAGACAAATTGATCCAACGCCGGACAGTAGGTATAAAACATCGGATAGATTTCGCCGCGGGGTCCGGACTCCAAAGCCATGGGAAACGCCAGGCTGTTGACCTCCACATGGGTGAAACCCAGACGAGCCAGCTCACGCAGATACAGCTCAGCGTCAAAACATCGAATGAGTCGTCCGCCCTGATTAAGAAAATGGTCATAGGTACTGCGGTGCCAGCGAAAAGCCCGCTGCATGACCAGACCGGAGCGATAGACACCTACATCCTCCTGACTACGGTTCTCCAGCAAGTCCATCAACAACGTATACAGATGATAGGGTTTGCTGGACCAGAGCCATCCGGAACCGGATTCATTCAATTTAAAAAATGTGTTGTCCTTGCCGTTGGTCTGCATCGGCAGGTCCAGGCTTTCTCCCGTGAAAATGATAAAATGGCCTTCCTGCTCTTGCCGGGGAACTTTATTCTTTCCCTCCAGCACCACACCGGGGATTCGGGCGCAGAGTGTTTCTGCACAAGTCGCACAAACCGGCGGGCCATCCAGTGGATAGGAGATCGTCTTGATTTTGCTCAAGGCCTCTGCTACGGTCATGATGCTATTGCTCCTGTT encodes:
- a CDS encoding TIM barrel protein, yielding MLDIAIVTDEIALDIRTAVTEGRKLGVRKYELRCIGSYEKRVPYIDPEDYHYLLDLVQKGEITITALSPGTFKIKPSDQVAVQFALEQTLPKTMIMAKELRAPVIISFGFLRDESKEEVVVDLLRKTADLVQTAGLIVAIENEPGFFCDSGQTTARLLAAADRVNLGANWDPANAIGTGEIPFPIGYEALKPFIRNVHVKDAIIDARQGCKLLGEGGVNWAGQIAALQRDALVTHVTLETHYTPLLESTQFCHRRLVSLLSMAKEWNA